CCAGCACCGCCGCCGCCGCCAGCAGGGAAACCAGTACTTCCACTATAAGACCTACCACCCCCATTTCCATAATGACTGGTTTCATTGACTTGTGCTGTTTGAGTAGATGATCCTGCAGTAGCAGTAGTACCAGACAACGATATTGCTGCACCTCCACCGGAACCTCCATTTTGACCGAAGTAAGCAGAACTTATATAATCACTCCCGCCGCCGCCGCCGCCAATGGCGGTTAGGGTTCCAAATACTGAGTTGCCTCCATTATTGCCATTTACAGCACCGATACCAGGTGACGTTACAGAAGTTCCACCATTACCAACTGTAACACTATAGGTACCGTAAGTTAAAGTATAAGCGTTTGAAAAAACAACTCCACCTGCTCCTCCACCTGCTCCTCCTAATTGTTGTCTACCTTTTGCACCACTTCCTCCACCCGCAACAACCAATACTTGACCAATTATTACACTGTTGAATTGATTTACCGTTATAGTTCCTGTAGCATTCACGCTTCCGCTACCTCCTGTTAATGCAATGCTGTAATTGAAAGTTCCTGATGCTGTTGGAGTACCACTAATGGTAATGATGTCGCTAGACCATGTTGCAGATACTCCAGCTGGTAAACCGTTAGCTCCTGCTACTCCGTCATTGCTAATACCAGTTGCTCCTGTGGTAGTATGAGTTATAGAAGTCAAAGGTGTATTGATGCATATAGTCGGAGTAGAAGAAGCTGCTCCTACAGTATTTATTAAAATTTTTAAGGACGTACGAGCACTTGAGTGTGTTAAAATATCAAAATTTTTAAAAGTCGGTGCTACACCAGTAACAGCGAAAGAACGCTTCATAATCCCAGCACCAGCCATTACCGCTTCATTTGACGGTGAGATAGCTCCTTTGGGAACTGAAAGGGTTGTATCAACATTTGCTCTTGTAATTTCATTGAAAGCAATAATACGAGAAGCGTGCGCCGAAATGCTCATGCCTAACATAACAATACACAAATAAAAAACTTTTTTCATTTTAATATATTTTTTAAATTTTTGGCAATGATAATACAGTACTGCAAAACATAAAGGTCATAAAATATAGACCTACTATTTTTTTTAATAAATAGTAAAAATTTACAATTTTTAGTAACAAAAAATACTACCTACATTGCTTTAATTTATATAATTTAGCACTTACTAAAAATCGCAAATTAGAGCTTTTTTTATAAATAAAATTGCAAAGCAACCAGTAAAACCATGCCTCTATGTCTGCTAACATTATAATACTTTTATCAGTTTTTTTAGGTTATATCGTTATTTTTTTAGCCTTTAAAAATTATAAAAACAATATAATAGTAAACTCTTTTTTATTGATTATTTTTTTTATATCGAATATACCCGTTTGATGATCGATGGCATCGCAGAAATGTATAATATAGCTGATTTAAAAAAATTTTCTATAACAAGCAATAGTTATACTGTTTTATTTATACCCTGTTTTTATTTATATTTTAAATATTTAATTAACAATCATAAACATTTTATTTTTAAAGATTTATTGCATATAGTAGTGCTGTTTTTAGCAATAATAGAGCGAGAATTTTTGCTATTAGACAGTTTATTTGATTGTAAATTGAACTATTACCTTAGTCAATTTGTTGCGGTTTACGTTCTCGTTTATTTAGTAGTGATTTTTTTACTGCTTAAAAAAAATGTGTGGCATAAAAAAGCAACTTTAAGTTTTGTGAAAACCCAAAATAATTTAATTACGAAATGGACTATACTATTTTTTATTGCCATAAATGCTTTTGTATTGCGCTTCTTTCTTTTGTATTACAAAGAATATTTATTTTATGAACCTTTAATTATAGAACCTACAAAGTACCTTTGGGTAACCGCATTAGTGTGGATTGTATTATTTTTGATAATTTTATCAAATCCACAGTTACTTTACGGTTATTCTTATTTACAGGTAGAAACCACTAAAACTAATTCCGATTTAAAAAGCAA
The window above is part of the Flavobacterium sp. N1994 genome. Proteins encoded here:
- a CDS encoding helix-turn-helix domain-containing protein, with product MIDGIAEMYNIADLKKFSITSNSYTVLFIPCFYLYFKYLINNHKHFIFKDLLHIVVLFLAIIEREFLLLDSLFDCKLNYYLSQFVAVYVLVYLVVIFLLLKKNVWHKKATLSFVKTQNNLITKWTILFFIAINAFVLRFFLLYYKEYLFYEPLIIEPTKYLWVTALVWIVLFLIILSNPQLLYGYSYLQVETTKTNSDLKSNNYWNIQSKIKINNNQDQLLKEKISTKIEPYVFELNALLFNNSYFRNPDFSIKDLAQVLNIPNSHLKYIFKYHSKLSFSDYKKISRIQNSLELINNNYLTTNTLESLSKEVGFSSYNPFFTCFKDVVGKSPHQYISSINSD